The genomic region TTACCATGGTCTGGGGACTGGGAGAACACCTATGTctccttttcttccaccatgtgtcAGAATGGGTAATTTTGCTCCAAGctcctgtctctgtgagttttcgGATGTTCAAGACCAATGTGTAGAAAATACCCAGAATATCTTCTTAAGTATAACATTGTCtaactgctgggagagggagagtcagatTACTTTAAGAATACAGCCCAAAGTAAGTTGACCACCCAACAGTTAAAACCACATATACAAGCATATATGAGCAGTACAAACTGTATTTAGTGggttaaaaaagacaaaagtacACAAATTTGGGTGGATAGAGAAGGGAGATTAATCTGGGAGAAGTATAGAGTTTGGGAAAATATGATAAAAGTGAATCataagaaattctaaaaaaactaataaaaataatttttatatatatgatatagtaaaaatggcaaagaACTAAAAGcacattctttctccctccttgaCTTGGTCCTATTTCAGAAGAGAAGCTATTTCCCAGAAAAACTCCCTCTCGGCGTaggtttccttttattcttttgcatGAGTGAATGAAATGACAGTGCCTCACCCTAAATCACTTTCCAAATGCTTGGAATGGCTCCATCATATCTGAAAACCCTTACTTGTGGCTCAGAGAGAGGCATTTCTCAGACTATTGCCTCACCCCTTCGAAAAATCAGTAGAGGGTCAGTGAGAAAATGGATGACCAGACTACGGACAAGTTGTTCATCTGCCGGTTGGTCCAAATAAGTCTTATTAAATCTTGAAAGGAGACAGGACATTTAATGAAAAAGCTTTCCCCCTCTTCAGTGGTAGAGACTGAATCAATAGTTTCTGACAAAGCAcaaatggagctggagagatggctctactCTTAAAATTGCTCAGTGCTTCAAAACTcacactgctctttcagaaaaccagagttcagatccgGCACCCAAGTCAGGtagctcacagttgcctgtaactctagctcacTCACCAATGGGTGCTTCTTTAGTCTTCACAGGTACCTGAATTCAGGGGTACAGACACAGACAAATGTGTATtttgaaatcattaaaaatagctAAGTCACAGAGACAGATGAGCATGGGGGCTCACCCTTATAACTGGGAAGTTGAGTAAAGAAAGATTACcacaaatttgagaccagcctgggctgcaaaagaaaccctgttgaaaaaaataacaacagcaaaaagagacACACAATGTTTAGAGCTGTTATggccatatttttaatttaataaaagaaatcttaaattgagggtatttctttaaaaatttacttagagtttaaaatagattatggatttgaaattttcaggtattgtaaatattctttttctgttttatttatatgcatacatgttttcAAAATAGTGTGATTAccaaattattctttttaaataaaacataaactatCATTTAAGGTTGCTAGTTTGATATTTATGGAATTTcatagaaatatttgaaattcaaTTAGCTAAATACAAGTGTGATGCCTAATTTATTTCCAAATGTGGAAAATAAGTCTTATTTACCacaaagtgaaaatattttcttagaatatTGTAGGATGGCATTTCTTTTGTCTGACTATACTATTAAGTTTCTATTTGGAGCTATCAGGGATATCAATCATGATGggatctaaaaatattttaggtattttgcTCTACTCATGATGCTCAATTTTGACTGTCAACTTGCCTGGATAGAAAGAAGCACACCTCTTAAGGTGTTAGGGGTGACATTTCTAGTGACAATTAGATCGTAAGGGTCTAACCCTTACAATGGTTTGATCCCTTGAAATAGCCACAGGATGACATGACTTCAGTGATAAAGGTAAGGACATAGGGCATAGCTAAAGGATGTAGGTCACTTTTGAGATGAATTTTGAAGATTGTATCTGTTGTTGGTCCCTATCCATGTCTGATTCCTAGCTCCATATAAAACCTCCCTCCACCATCCCTGTATTGACACATGGACCTTAAATAAATCCTCCCACCTTTACATATCATGCTGTAGaacatttggtcacagcaatacaAAAGTAGCTGCTGCAATACCTTCCAGAATTCTCTAATGTGTACTCGTTAGGAGGCTATTAAAATTAGGCTCTTTTTCCGAAATGTGGGTAAGTGGAAAAAATGTAATAAAGGAGAGCTGAGACTTGAGAAAGAAATAACAAGGAGCATAGACCTTCTGGTCAGCGTAGTCTATGAACAAAGGGATACAATCTTCCTCTGTCCATTTCTCCCTGGATCATCCTTAATGTAAACTGTGTCTGAACTTTCCTGGTCTGTGATAAACCTGACAGAGATTATACAGAACCAGTGCAACAACCCAACACAGCAGTAATGCAAGGCTACATTGTGACCTCATTACAAATCTCAGATAGGTAAACTCTGGAGAAGGTTGGTGATGTAGGAAGTCACAAGCCCTTGACATCTTTCAGCATATAGCAGATAAGCTCTGGAAACCACGTTCAGAGAATATTCTAGCCACAGCTACAGTTTCAATCTGAAAGGTTCCAGACTTGTATTTTGAATACTTGTTTCCAAGCTGGTCACATTACTTAGGTAGACTGTAGAAACATTAGGAATTGGGACCACATGATGGAAGTAGATCATGGAGGACAGGTATTTGAAAGTCCCTGGTCAAAGCGTACTTTGTTTCTGGGTTGACCATGGACAGCTATTGCTGAAAACCTGTACGCTTGGTTGGACTGCCAATTCCATCCGTCTCCTGTCAACATGTTTTCTTACTGCTACATTGTGATAGAGACCATCTTAACAATAACTTCATCGGGTTAGAAGGATAAATCAAAATAGAAGCGTAAGTAAGAAAGTCAGTCCTCTACATTTCAGTGTCCCTATGGTTGTTTATATTGCTTTACTGTCTTTAAATAGCCCACTGAAATTACCTGTGATAAATGCACacaaaaaaatggggaaatgaggccgggcggtggtggagcacgcctgtaatcccagcacttgggaggcagaggcagacagatctctgtgagttcgagaccaacctggtctacaaagggagttccaggacaggctccaaagctacagagaaaccctgtctcgaaaaaccaaaaaaaaaaaaaaaatggggaaatgacTCAAGGCCTACAAAGCAATTACTTTTGTGTCATAGACAACCAAAGCTAAAAGCAAGTGTAAACCTAGCTATAAGTGTAGTAATTAATGATAGTCAGAAAACATTTTGACTTCAAAACTGATCTTCATTTAAAAACCTTGTCACAATTAAtagaattatttgtattttggaatatttattctcactaaaatataaaatattaatacaaaCCTTCAGACCCCGAAAGTCTGAAACTTCTCCCAGTAACTCTAATCATTTCAAAGATTGAAAATAAAAGTGGATTTAATATTCAAAGGAAGTTGTGCTAAGTATCACTTAATTTCTCAACAAGAGAAATGCAATTGTGCTAGTCATTACTCTccgtaataataaaaataaattatccttGGCTTTGTCCATGTATTAGTGAGTATGTGTACTCTTCTTGAATGCTTTTACATGTAGgttaaagaaacaataaaaatactgaaaataaggAATAGCTTAAGCaagacaggcagtggtgacacacgctttaatcccagcacttgggaggcataggcaggcagatctctgtaaattcgtggccagcctggtctacaagacctaatTCCAaaacaggttctaaagctacagagaaaccctgtcttgaaaaaacaacaatagCTTAAGCAAAACTCTAAAACATACCTACTGTACAGGCTTTGGTCTAAGGGTAGAGCTCTTTGGGTTGAATTATTGAGGAAGGCTGTATGGGTTTGAAGGCTTTGAAAAATTAGTACTGTGTTTAAGTCAAATAGTAAAGGCAAAGTAAAACTTATCTGAAACCATGTACAAGAATTTAAGTTTAGCAGTTATCTGAAATGgtacacaaagaaaaacagagttaTATCTGGGAACAAAACAAGATAAGTGGAAAGAGGGGCTGCCAGTCTCATAGAGGACATGGAGAGAGAAATACATCCTGCTAGTCTCCTCTTGATATTCGTTCTGTAGATCAAGaagtaataatgaaaattaagaacaggaatttaaaaatgagttagaagtatttaaaattatcaaaaatcattaaataagtaacacacacagaaagagagactcATTACTAATGGTAGGTCCTTGCTTGGGTTgtggaaatagaaatgaagaaagctAACAGATCTGAATGGAAATaagaaagcagtgtgtgtgtgtgtgtgtgtgtgtgtgtgtatacttaaaATGCGCAGTATGAAGTGATTGCTCTCCAATATGATCGTCTCCCCTTGGATGATCCTATTTCTCTGTAAACAGCGTCCATTTGGTTTGTTtctctttaatccctgcactggggagacagagacagttggatctctgagtttaaggccaacctggcctccatagggaaaaacctgtctcaaaataaataaataaatacataaataaaagaaaagaaggaaggaaggaaggaaggaaggaaggaaggaaggaagaaaggaagggaggaagggtacTAGTGACTCTCAAAATTACATGTGAGTTGTATATAGTTCACACCTATCTGTTGGAAATGTTAAGAATTCTATTTATTCCCTTATTTTCTGACTTTTAGGCTATTTATTCTGGTCTACTACTTTCTTTCGGAAGTTTATACTTCAAAATCACATGCAAAATTACATGATGCCAGATGCATTTGTTATTAACTTGATTAATCAAACAATTCATGCCATTCGGCAATGCCATTTGGCTAAAGGAATATGTTCACATTCCATTGAGATGCTGAGGATTCTGAGGTGATACTATCCTGGGTCCCCACACTTTACAGTGTAGAAGCTTAGAGAATATCCCACAGGTAAGAGCCAAACGGGTTTTACATCTCACAGCTCAGGACTCAACTTGGGTTCACTGATTAGtctccttctctctgcccttgaTCTTTAAGCTCAAAGCTCAGCTCCCATCTGGCATGTGTCCTTTGTATCATGAAAATTACTATCTCTATCCCAAGAATTGTCTACATAGTTCCCCGTGTCTTTGTTTCCTAAGGAGATAAACTGAAGGTGTTGTAGAGATGAGCATTAGCACAATCCTGTTTGGCAATGATTCATTACTTTGTACAGCAGCAACACTGCTCAGGTGTGTGTCCACAGGTTGGTGGATGTCTCCATAAGTTTAAACCTTGATTTAAGATGCATGTTACTTTTGTCCAATGCATAATCtaagtcatttttaaattgaagtaTCTGAggaaaaagatatatttttatagaGAGAAATGGtattgagtttttaatttttgctcaACTCTTAGTGGTTGGTTATTTACTATTTCATAAGAGCGTCATCATTCCTTTGGAAGATCCGAAGACATCTGCCCAGATCAAATAGTTCTACTAAAGCTTGCTGAGTAAATGAGCAAAAAAGTGCAATTTAAATTATATCTTACATTGCATCTGTCTCCCAGATGGAAATAGTTTTATCTCTTCTAAAATTTCTTATAGACTGTTTATTAAAACAGCAAAATAAGCAGCAGAATGGGAAACTTTATTCAGGATACAAGCCTGCCCCTTTTGTAAAGATTAGCAGTGGAAATCATCCTGTAATCAGTTTTCTAGACTTtccaaagtatgtgtgtgtgtgtgtgtgtgtgcgtgtgtagccAGACAAAAAATGCCATGCATAtaaatgttcatattttaaaatacaaattataacaCGTTATACACAAATCATCCATGTAGTATAATAAAGATTGAACTGATCCCTATTACTAGCTGCATGATATATTTCTGTAATTTCAAAAGACCTTAGTATATTAAATACATCAACAATTAATGTGAAGGATATGTCAAAGGGATGTGAATACATTCCCTTAGACAAATGACTAGAACTATTTGACTAATAGAAGGTCATAATAAGTGAACTTGGGTCTCATGTAggttttcatataatttttaaaaagaaatttttaaaaatgtggaagTTTTCTAGAATAAATACTCAACAAaagacaagaataaataaaacaccttAAAAACCAATACCAATGTATTAGTAAAAAATGAGAATAGAATACAAGAGCCAGTACAAGTTACAAGGTTTTGCTAACTGATGAACTAACTGTATtgtcatttcaaatttttaaatttgtattcatGGCTTATAGAGAGATAATACATACACAATataacatacatatgtgtgcatggttATAATGAATACACGCAATGTCTTGCACACTATGGTAGAGGCACACTGAATTCATTTCCACCTTTCCATAACCCAATGTGCCTTCACCACATTCCTGCCCAAAGACTTTGTTTTTCTCCATTCTCTACCACCCCAGTTCTGTGAACCGGTCTCTGGGAGCTCTGGTTAGGGCCAAAACATTTTCATCACTTCGAAGACACATGTATCTCCTCTTGAAAGATGCTACCTGTTCATCTTGCCTTGTGAAACTCCTTGACTCAAGTAACTTTATGCCATTTCACCTTGTTTGTTAGATTAATAATTACTCTGACCCTCAGTTCTTACTTGTTTATTCCTGAACAGAAACAATAACAGACACAGCCACTCTTGATTTCTTTGCCTGTTTCACAAATTATATAAATTTGGGGTAGGCACATTCCTGGGCTACAGAGGCATTATTCCTGAATGCAATGTAAGGTGTGAAATGTCACTGCCTCTGGGATAATCACTTCATTAGCCACAGTTTTTCCTCCAAAGCCCAGAACAGAGTGGGAGAAGGTCGGGCACTCAGGGGCATGAGTTAATGTTTTGATGAAATACAAATTTCATGACTTTGTTTACAGTTCAAATAAGCAAAGATCATAACTAAAAATACTTCCCACTGATGGTCCTGTAACAAGGAGCCATGGTATTCACACAATCAGTAAacctataaaatttatatttcgaAAACATTATGAAATTTATGTTTTCTGGAAAGCAATAGGCTACAGATAATTTTGAGAAGCTTATATTTTAGCACCTGCAATTTCATTTTAGAGTACACCCTCAGGAAATCATCAACTGGAGAAACATCTATGTATGCAATaaacatgagagaaaaataaaccaagaatTTCTGAAAATGTCAAGTAAGTTGTGAAATAAAATATACCACCTTCATGCACTTATACTGTTAGATACAATTTAATAttcctttctgtgtgtattttatttatatatatttttaataaatgaaaattttactcTGCTAAGTGAAAGTGATAGCTAAAATGCTTATATATTTCTGTTATATTTCCACTCTAGGGTTTATACATATCTGAGTGTGTATATCTATATTTTTCTATAAACATTTAGATAATTTTAGTATAAtcattagatttttaaattaatttaaaatttaaattagcaTATTCATGAAAACAGCCAATAAGGGACAAAAGAAGTCATGACTTTGTTAAGTATCTTTGCTATCTATCCCTTTCATGTCCCTTGTTTCTCACTGATGGCTAAACAAGCCTCAGAACTTCACAGAGAGCTCTCAAGAAACATCAACCACCAGTTCCATTTTATCCCCCTCTGATCTTCTTAGGATGCTTTGAACCTGCACAAAATTGTTGACACGGCAACAGCTGAAGAGGAAGAAAGTAATCAGGAACTCTCATGATACTCTTATGCTGTCAAAGCTGTTATAATGTCATTTTCctctaaatttatatatttactatGCGTATGTAagagtgtgtacatgcacacatgtgtggatgtgtaaTGGTGCAAGTTTGGATCAGAATGAAAACATTGAGTTGGGTTCTCTACTTCCACCATGTGGTCCCTGGGCGTGGAACTCAGActtcaggcttggtggaaagtgcttttagccactgagccatctcactgcctccAGCAATATCTTATTAACAAAAAATTCTGTTGTAATGGAAATTAAGCTCAGCTCTGAGACTTACCACTACATAGCACAATAAAATGGGTGAATCAGAATGCAGTCATAAAAGATCAATAATATTTACTGCAAGCTCTGgcaattcatttcctttttaagtttcTTATTTGTAAACATTGTTGAAATCTCATGTTAAATGATGTTTGAGATAGTTGTCTGGGTCCTCACATGTAATCAAGGAATTCTTTGAATTATACACAAAGCTCAGTATCGAGCACAGAAGAGATAAAGGAAATTATTAGATCTAGAGCCAGTAGACTATCCACAGTTGCCAGAGAGTCCTCTCTGGGAGCACTAGCAAACTACTGGAAAGACAGGTCATACCTGATtttgataaaactagaaaaatgataatttgctttaaaatttcaTATCTGAATTGCATGAGTAGAAAACATGAGAGAAGGGGATTGTTTTTGTGGGCATGCCCATGAAGAACCAAGGGTAAGAATCACTTGGTACACTGCCTAAAAATGCAACCTAACAATGGAACCCTAATCACCTTACTCTTCAAGCTATATAAATGACCAAAACAGTCAGGAAAGGGAGTGAGAACACAGGAATCCTCCAGAAtagcacatgtgtacatatatgtatatgtgtcttcTAATACAAGATACATTAAAATAGAACCTATTGGGTTAACACTTGGTTACACATAGGACATGTGTGTGTACGTTTTCCTATTATTCCATCAGCACATCAATATTTGTAGTCAAACTACATTACGTCTTGCAAAGTATCAGAAGATAAATCTTAGGAAATCCCTCTTCAGTGGTACATTTTTTAATTTGCTCCCTGTATGTCATTAACTGTGTTGTAACTTTGCTTCACAGTTCTTACCTTTTTATCTTGAACGAGTCTTGTCTTTGCCACGAGAGGATGGGAGGCAATGAGACATGGATCACAGAGCTTACCCTGCTGGGATTCCAAGTTGATCCCACTTTGGATTACTTCCTCTTTGGGATTTTTTCAGTCTTTTATACCTTCACCCTGTTGGGGAATGGGATCATTCTTGTAATAATATCTGTGGCCCCAAGGCTACACACGcccatgtatttcttcctctCACACCTTGCCATCCTTGACATGTCCTATGCTTCTAACAATGTCCCCAAGATGCTATCTAACCTTGTAACCCAGAAAAAAACCATCTCCTTTGTTCCATGTATCATGCAGACATTCTTGTATTTGGCCTTTGCAGCAACAGAGTGCTTGATTTTGGTGGCAATGTCTTATGACCGGTTTGTGGCCATCTGCCACCCTTTACACTACACTGTCATCATGAGCTGGAGAGTGTGCACTGCCCTggctgctgcttcctggggctttaGTTTACTGCTGGATATGGTTCATTTGGTTCTCCTGCTGAGGCTTCCCTTCTGTGGACCCCATGAAATCAATCACTTCTTCTGTGAAATCCTGTCTGTGCTCAAGCTGGCCTGTGCTGACACAATGCTCAACCAAGTCGTCATCTTTGCCACTTGTGTGTTCATCTTAGTGGGACCCTTATGCTTAGTGCTGGTCTCCTACACACGCATATTGATGACCATTCTAAGAATCCAGTCAGGGGAGGGTCGCAGAaaggccttctccacctgctcctcccacctctgtGTGGTCGGGCTCT from Microtus pennsylvanicus isolate mMicPen1 chromosome 19, mMicPen1.hap1, whole genome shotgun sequence harbors:
- the LOC142838176 gene encoding olfactory receptor 2A14-like — its product is MGGNETWITELTLLGFQVDPTLDYFLFGIFSVFYTFTLLGNGIILVIISVAPRLHTPMYFFLSHLAILDMSYASNNVPKMLSNLVTQKKTISFVPCIMQTFLYLAFAATECLILVAMSYDRFVAICHPLHYTVIMSWRVCTALAAASWGFSLLLDMVHLVLLLRLPFCGPHEINHFFCEILSVLKLACADTMLNQVVIFATCVFILVGPLCLVLVSYTRILMTILRIQSGEGRRKAFSTCSSHLCVVGLFFGSAIVMYMAPKSQNPETQQKILSLFYSLFNPMLNPLIYSLRNAEVKGALQRILWKMRHV